One window of the Mycobacterium xenopi genome contains the following:
- a CDS encoding SpoIIE family protein phosphatase encodes MTDPAEFHARYADALRAHLQERGEASLAVGHELGRQALQDRISMLDIIENHFQLVEELSKNSHFDAPAALQFLLQTLAALDVATRGFLDSARRYEEQRARADRLADRDEFRSALVNSLQEGFFVADHRGAVIEINDAFAEITGYTADGLPYQWPHPWLVDRKAANHQQALLVQGGSVAYETPIRHRDGHLTWVAVSINAVAEYAAEKDVYVGTIRDITAQRAFAARESAVLRLATAVSVAKNVDEVLSITLDECRMALDVQRVIAVMWPTNGGEPTIRVAGEPAESSWRELDPLLRQTFETARHQLPLTVQTVEWADTPGKSRGVIAVLSGAGDVALWLELRVPRWISAEDRLLVTVLVGHLGLAIQHVRQFETARNTSLTLQRAMLPSMQPPAGFAVRYEPAVPPLEIGGDWYDVLSLGEGRIGIVVGDCVGRGLPAAAVMGQLRSSARALLLTGAEPALLLEDLDAAAEVIPGAYCTTVFLGILDTETGVLRYSSAGHMPALFATPDAGTTLLAEARSVPLAVHRDHPRPQASQALPPGSTLIVFTDGLVERKHEPIDAGIARVAKVLTDNRDLPVDHLADAVVRELAPAAGYDDDVAMVVYRRPQAALRLETGAAAAELAGVRDRLTAWLESCAVPGPLIADVVLAVYEACANSAEHAYQGLSTGQVRVDVDIAGGEIRARVADSGSWKTPPPEPGRRGQGLKLINAVSDRVELDSGESGTTITMSFRLPPAESN; translated from the coding sequence GGATCAGCATGCTCGACATCATCGAGAACCACTTCCAGCTGGTCGAAGAACTGTCGAAGAACTCGCACTTCGACGCGCCCGCCGCACTGCAATTCTTGCTGCAGACGCTTGCTGCCCTCGACGTCGCGACTCGCGGATTCCTCGACAGCGCAAGGCGTTACGAGGAACAGCGAGCCCGCGCCGACCGGCTCGCCGACCGCGACGAGTTCCGCAGCGCGTTGGTGAACTCTTTGCAGGAGGGGTTCTTCGTGGCCGATCACCGGGGCGCAGTCATCGAGATCAACGACGCGTTCGCCGAAATCACGGGCTACACCGCCGACGGTTTGCCCTATCAGTGGCCGCACCCGTGGTTGGTCGACCGCAAAGCGGCCAATCACCAGCAAGCCCTGCTGGTCCAAGGCGGCAGCGTGGCCTACGAGACGCCGATCCGGCATCGCGACGGCCACCTGACGTGGGTAGCGGTAAGCATCAATGCGGTGGCCGAATACGCTGCCGAAAAAGACGTGTACGTCGGGACCATTCGCGACATCACCGCGCAGCGGGCCTTCGCGGCGCGCGAGAGCGCGGTGTTGCGGCTAGCGACGGCCGTGAGCGTGGCCAAAAACGTCGACGAGGTGCTCTCGATCACCCTCGACGAATGCCGGATGGCTCTCGATGTGCAGCGGGTGATCGCGGTCATGTGGCCGACCAACGGCGGCGAGCCCACCATTCGAGTAGCCGGCGAGCCGGCCGAGTCGAGCTGGCGCGAGCTCGATCCGTTGCTGCGCCAGACGTTTGAAACGGCGCGGCATCAACTGCCGCTGACCGTCCAGACGGTCGAATGGGCCGATACGCCGGGCAAGTCACGCGGTGTCATCGCGGTGCTCTCCGGTGCCGGCGACGTCGCGCTGTGGTTGGAGCTGCGGGTACCCCGCTGGATCAGCGCGGAGGATCGGCTGCTGGTCACCGTGCTCGTCGGTCACCTCGGCCTGGCGATACAGCATGTGCGGCAGTTCGAAACCGCCCGCAACACTTCGCTGACGTTGCAGCGCGCGATGCTGCCGAGCATGCAGCCTCCGGCCGGTTTCGCGGTTCGTTACGAGCCCGCTGTCCCGCCGCTGGAGATCGGCGGCGACTGGTACGACGTGCTGTCGCTTGGCGAGGGCCGAATCGGCATCGTGGTGGGTGACTGCGTGGGCCGCGGCCTGCCCGCCGCCGCGGTGATGGGTCAGTTGCGCAGCTCGGCGCGTGCTCTGTTGCTGACCGGAGCCGAACCCGCGTTGCTGCTCGAAGACCTCGACGCGGCGGCTGAGGTGATTCCGGGCGCGTACTGCACGACGGTGTTCTTGGGCATCCTCGACACCGAAACCGGGGTGCTGCGCTACAGCAGCGCAGGTCACATGCCGGCGCTGTTCGCGACGCCGGACGCCGGGACAACGTTGCTGGCCGAGGCCCGGTCGGTGCCGCTGGCGGTGCACCGCGATCACCCCCGGCCGCAAGCCTCCCAGGCGTTGCCGCCCGGCTCGACGCTGATCGTGTTCACCGACGGCCTTGTCGAACGCAAACACGAGCCGATCGATGCCGGGATCGCACGCGTGGCCAAGGTGTTGACGGACAACAGGGATTTGCCCGTCGACCATCTCGCCGACGCGGTGGTGCGTGAGCTGGCCCCGGCAGCCGGATACGACGACGACGTCGCCATGGTGGTGTACCGGCGCCCCCAGGCGGCGCTGCGACTCGAAACCGGTGCCGCCGCAGCGGAGCTGGCCGGCGTGCGGGATCGGCTCACGGCGTGGCTTGAGTCGTGCGCCGTCCCAGGGCCGCTGATCGCCGATGTCGTGCTCGCCGTCTACGAGGCGTGCGCCAACAGCGCCGAACATGCGTATCAGGGACTGAGCACCGGACAGGTGCGCGTCGACGTCGACATCGCCGGCGGCGAAATCCGCGCGCGGGTCGCCGACTCCGGCTCCTGGAAGACACCGCCGCCGGAGCCCGGGCGTCGCGGGCAGGGCCTGAAATTGATCAACGCGGTCAGTGACCGGGTTGAGCTGGACAGCGGTGAATCGGGAACGACGATCACGATGAGCTTTCGGCTACCGCCGGCGGAGTCGAATTAG